Proteins encoded in a region of the Macaca mulatta isolate MMU2019108-1 chromosome X, T2T-MMU8v2.0, whole genome shotgun sequence genome:
- the TSPAN6 gene encoding tetraspanin-6 — protein sequence MASPSRRLQTKPVITCFKSVLLIYTFIFWITGVILLAVGIWGKVSLENYFSLLNEKATNVPFVLIGTGTVIILLGTFGCFATCRASAWMLKLYAMFLTLIFLVELVAAIVGFVFRHEIKNSFKNNYEKALKQYNSTGDYRSHAVDKIQSTLHCCGVTDYRDWTNTNYYSEKGFPKSCCKREDCTPQRDADKVNNEGCFIKVMTIIESEMGVVAGISFGVACFQLIGIFLAYCLSRAITNNQYEIV from the exons ATGGCGTCCCCATCTCGGAGACTGCAGACTAAACCAGTCATTACTTGTTTCAAGAGCGTCCTACTAATCTACACTTTTATTTTCTGG ATCACTGGCGTTATCCTTCTTGCAGTTGGCATTTGGGGCAAGGTGAGCCTGGAGaattacttttctcttttaaatgagAAGGCCACCAATGTCCCCTTCGTGCTCATTGGTACTGGTACCGTCATTATTCTTTTGGGCACCTTTGGTTGTTTTGCTACCTGCCGAGCTTCTGCGTGGATGCTAAAACTG TATGCAATGTTTCTGACTCTCATTTTTTTGGTCGAACTGGTCGCTGCCATCGTAGGATTTGTTTTCAGACATGAG ATTAAGAACAGCTTTAAGAATAATTATGAGAAGGCTTTGAAGCAGTATAACTCTACAGGAGATTATAGAAGCCATGCAGTAGACAAGATCCAAAGTACG TTACATTGTTGTGGTGTCACCGATTATAGAGATTGGACAAATACTAATTATTACTCAGAAAAAGGATTTCCTAAGAGTTGCTGTAAACGTGAAGATTGTACTCCACAGAGAGATGCAGACAAAGTAAACAATGAA GGTTGTTTTATAAAGGTGATGACCATTATAGAGTCAGAAATGGGAGTCGTTGCAGGAATTTCCTTTGGAGTTGCTTGCTTCCAA CTGATTGGAATCTTTCTCGCCTACTGCCTCTCTCGTGCCATAACAAATAACCAGTATGAGATAGTATAA